Proteins from a single region of Theileria parva strain Muguga chromosome 1, complete sequence, whole genome shotgun sequence:
- a CDS encoding WD domain G-beta repeat protein: MDEEILSQLVQNQSLDDEVLFLNPDIQVDDHNYSSEHTTHNTIGTVENTVIEQDNEEIEENTEIIDMEEIDSGMISWSRKLEDEPCCISVHPEFPKIPHVAIGTCGDTCQIYDFQHSHSNTNEALRWVLGPFEETVSCCAFSPDGQFLALGTLNSSLILYSITHTVNRVGTTDNVDTTNTVTTDSIDTTHKVDTVDYVMCRELDTTLLTVDWLCFSVDSRVVCCSGEGGLLLIHHIHANSTQYINTHLKSHYGIITSYPTLNSGNTVNSGTVNSVDTLDTVDNVTVNSATVDTYVLMGAGDKLMIVSLNENYQQKNITAVNSGTDTRDTAELSDEITIVSASDRVRMCCYGTMSGVVSFVNIPKATAISTFTHHRDSVESILFPENSVDLCVTADLTGLVVFYNVNTMCVVGKVDVSSGVTRVLSSSLSNKFIVSTVNGTVALLTMNKIVREVKLHKAPITDFQLLKLPNEEYVITIGQDHTLTVCNIFE; encoded by the exons ATGGACGAAGAAATTTTATCGCAATTGGTTCAGAATCAATCACTCGATGATGAAGTTCTCTTCCTCAATCCTGATATCCAAGTCGATGATCACAACTACTCCTCTGAACACACTACTCACAACACTATTGGTACAGTTGAGAATACTGTGATAGAACAGGACAATGAGGAGATAGAAGAGAATACTGAGATAATTGATATGGAAGAGATAGATAGTGGAATGATAAGTTGGAGTAGGAAGTTGGAGGATGAGCCGTGTTGTATATCAGTGCATCCTGAATTCCCTAAGATTCCTCATGTTGCCATTGGTACCTGCGGTGACACCTGTCAAATCTACGACTTTCAACACAGTCACTCAAACACAA aTGAGGCGTTAAGATGGGTTTTGGGCCCGTTTGAGGAAACTGTTTCATGCTGCGCTTTTTCTCCCGACGGCCAATTCTTAGCCCTAGGAACTCTCAACTCCTCTCTCATACTCTACTCTATTACTCACACAGTTAACAGAGTTGGCACTACGGATAATGTTGACACTACTAACACAGTAACTACGGATAGTATTGACACTACTCACAAAGTTGACACAGTTGACTACGTAATGTGTAGAGAGTTGGACACGACGTTGTTGACAGTGGACTGGTTATGTTTTAGTGTGGACAGTAGAGTTGTTTGTTGTAGCGGCGAAGGCGGACTACTTCTCATACACCACATACACGCCAACTCCACACAGTACATTAACACACACCTCAAATCTCACTATGGTATTATCACCTCCTATCCCACTCTTAACTCTGGTAATACTGTAAACTCTGGTACTGTTAACTCTGTAGACACACTGGACACTGTAGACAATGTTACTGTAAACTCTGCTACTGTAGACACATATGTACTGATGGGAGCGGGTGACAAGTTGATGATAGTAAGTTTAAATGAGAATTACCAACAGAAAAATATTACTGCGGTAAACTCCGGCACTGACACACGAGATACTGCGGAACTAAGTGATGAAATTACAATAGTAAGTGCAAGTGACAGGGTGAGAATGTGTTGTTACGGCACGATGAGTGGTGTGGTGTCATTTGTTAACATTCCCAAGGCCACGGCAATCAGCACATTCACTCACCACAGAGACTCCGTAGAGTCGATTTTATTCCCTGAAAACTCTGTAGATTTGTGTGTCACGGCGGATTTAACGGGGCTGGTGGTGTTTTACAATGTGAACACAATGTGCGTGGTGGGTAAAGTTGATGTTTCCAGTGGTGTTACAAGGGTTCTCAGTAGTTCACTCAGTAACAAGTTTATAGTATCCACGGTCAACGGTACTGTGGCACTGTTGacaatgaataaaatagttaGAGAGGTCAAATTGCACAAGGCGCCAATTACCGATTTTCAACTTTTGAAATTGCCCAACGAGGAGTACGTCATCACCATCGGACAAGACCACACCCTCACAGT GTGTAACATATTTGAATAG
- the CHKB gene encoding Choline/ethanolamine kinase family protein has translation MVMRSESGFDEDVYRKVLVPNASRNTSYVQLVNNSADLKALCKKYVPFWSDLDDGEIEISLITIALTNKVYMVRVQDPDPASRRLDKVLLRVIGEDKRVLYNIEHQNEVFKLLSEYGFCPKMINQFPGGRIETWIEGFVLHSPNLFNLSVLTSVATLLAKLHKIITKVAPKEWDRTPSLLSKTEEWIPKCHEINRKLNLKIDIHEMDQLFNEYKLFLNNYLVQHNNSGNNNLEVRNCENSEKLREKKINAKVDRASQNKFSTHNCCYHTNGTTHTVNTVNTVNSNNSNNTVDSNNSNDTVDSVGGVDEELCEGVRYGMRVVFCHNDMHIKNFIATYDGLTLIDFDYSSFNYVGADIGYFFVESNFDYDVDEYPFFRIDRSLELSYELKTMFASVYLSESLGCNVLPSRKDIIDPFLESVELFSIGTLIFWAYWGILMKSMSGTNDKFDYIEYTRLKIELFKEKFNEFKKHNT, from the exons ATGGTGATGAGATCTGAGAGTGGTTTTGACGAGGATGTTTATAGGAAGGTGTTGGTTCCGAACGCTTCTAGGAACACTTCCTACGTGCAGCTCGTGAACAACTCCGCAGACTTGAAGGctttgtgtaaaaaatatgtcCCCTTCTGGTCAGATTTGGACGACGGGGAGATTGAAATAAGTTTAATCACCATAGCGTTGACGAATAAAGTTTACATGGTCCGGGTCCAGGACCCGGACCCCGCGTCAAGACGGCTGGACAAGGTCCTCCTGCGTGTCATCGGCGAGGACAAGCGAGTGTTATACAACATTGAGCATCAGAATGAAGTGTTTAAACTCCTGAGTGAGTACGGGTTTTGTCCGAAAATGATTAACCAATTCCCGGGCGGGAGAATTGAAACTTGGATCGAGGGCTTTGTCCTACACTCGccaaatttatttaatttatctgTTCTCACCTCTGTGGCCACGCTTTTAGCAAAGTTACATAAAATCATTACGAAAGTTGCGCCCAAGGAGTGGGACAGGACACCCTCACTACTCAGCAAAACCGAGGAGTGGATACCCAAATGCCATGAAATTAACAGGAAActtaatctaaaaattgataTCCACGAGATGGACCAACTCTTCAACGAATATAAACTTTTTCTCaacaattatttagtacAACATAATAACAGTgggaataataatttggagGTGAgaaattgtgaaaattCGGAAAAATTACGAgaaaaaaaaataaatgcaaaagttgatcgggctagccaaaataaattttccaCCCACAATTGCTGCTATCACACCAACGGTACTACTCacactgttaacactgttaatactgttaatagtaataatagtaataatactgtggatagtaataatagtaatgaTACGGTGGATAGTGTGGGTGGTGTGGACGAGGAGTTGTGTGAGGGTGTGAGGTATGGAATGAGGGTGGTGTTTTGTCATAATGATATGCATATAAAGAATTTTATCGCAACGTATGATGGGTTAACGTTGATAGACTTTGACTACAGTTCGTTCAACTATGTTGGAGCTGACATTGGTTACTTTTTCGTTGAAAGTAACTTTGACTACGACGTTGACGAGTATCCTTTTTTCCGTATTGACCGGTCACTTGAACTTTCCTACGAGTTAAAGACCATGTTCGCCAGTGTATACTTATCGGAGTCACTGGGCTGCAATGTGCTACCCAGTAGAAAAGATATCATCGATCCCTTTTTAGAATCCGTTGAATTGTTCTCAATAGGCACTCTCATATTCTGGGCATACTGGGGGATACTAAT GAAATCGATGAGTGGAACgaatgataaatttgactACATCGAGTACACTAGACTAAAAATCGAACTCTTTAAAGAAAAATTcaatgaatttaaaaaacacaacacttaa